In Paraburkholderia caribensis, a single window of DNA contains:
- a CDS encoding acyl-CoA dehydrogenase family protein, whose amino-acid sequence MSAATALATSHVHTLQQESADALPLDVVIEEIAARRDEFDRLSHVPRDVIAKLKRAGIYRAGTPRRFGGDARAPGEFLAMIERIAVADGSAAWVASFGSANVYLAALPLATQQAIYAAGPDQVFAGGLFPVQAAQPAPGGWRVNGTWKFASGCKGADWLGVGIGVGGKDGGAPGKPRTAVFRPAQVEIVDNWDVVGMQGTGSHDLRVTEQFVADDWTFVRGGAPTVDEPLYRYPTIAYAAQVLAVVNLGLARAALDVANQMAGGRKTTTGAPQLADRAYYRIELAKAEAQLRSARAFFYESTDEVWQSILTGNDVSADQVSLLRLAATQIAREGADVVGRAYRLGGTMAIYRSHPLQRLMRDAMVVTQHAFLGEGNYDGAGAVFVGVPPIPGYL is encoded by the coding sequence ATGTCCGCCGCCACTGCCCTCGCCACAAGCCACGTCCATACGTTGCAACAGGAATCCGCCGATGCACTGCCCCTCGACGTCGTGATCGAAGAAATCGCCGCGCGTCGCGACGAGTTCGATCGGCTGTCGCATGTGCCGCGCGATGTGATCGCGAAGCTCAAGCGCGCCGGCATCTATCGCGCAGGCACACCACGGCGCTTCGGCGGCGATGCGCGCGCACCGGGCGAATTCCTCGCGATGATCGAACGCATTGCGGTCGCGGACGGCTCGGCTGCATGGGTCGCGAGCTTCGGCAGCGCGAACGTGTATCTCGCCGCGCTGCCGCTTGCCACGCAGCAAGCGATTTACGCGGCAGGTCCCGATCAGGTCTTCGCGGGCGGCCTCTTCCCTGTGCAGGCCGCGCAGCCTGCGCCCGGCGGCTGGCGCGTGAACGGCACGTGGAAATTCGCGAGCGGCTGCAAGGGCGCGGACTGGCTGGGGGTCGGCATCGGCGTCGGCGGCAAGGACGGCGGCGCACCCGGCAAACCGCGCACTGCCGTGTTTCGTCCCGCGCAGGTCGAGATCGTCGACAACTGGGACGTGGTCGGCATGCAAGGCACGGGCAGCCATGATCTGCGCGTCACCGAACAGTTCGTCGCCGATGACTGGACCTTCGTGCGCGGCGGAGCGCCGACCGTCGATGAGCCGCTGTATCGCTATCCGACCATTGCGTACGCAGCGCAGGTGCTCGCCGTCGTGAACCTCGGGCTCGCGCGCGCGGCGCTCGACGTCGCCAATCAGATGGCAGGCGGCCGCAAGACGACGACGGGCGCACCGCAACTCGCCGACCGTGCGTATTACCGCATCGAACTCGCGAAGGCAGAAGCGCAGCTGCGCTCGGCGCGTGCGTTCTTCTATGAATCGACGGATGAAGTATGGCAGTCGATCCTCACCGGCAACGACGTGAGCGCCGATCAGGTCAGCCTGCTGCGCCTCGCAGCCACGCAGATCGCGCGCGAAGGCGCGGACGTGGTGGGCCGCGCGTACCGGCTGGGCGGCACGATGGCAATTTACCGCTCGCATCCGCTGCAACGTCTGATGCGCGACGCGATGGTCGTCACGCAGCACGCGTTCCTCGGCGAGGGCAACTACGACGGCGCGGGCGCCGTGTTCGTCGGCGTACCGCCGATCCCCGGTTATCTGTAA
- a CDS encoding tautomerase family protein yields the protein MPTLEVYLPHGHDEARKASLIQGLTQATVAAIGAPAEAVRILLSEMPDTHFGLGGKTASRGAPPSLPVIVAILIAGRTDAQKEALIAALSETAAAVLDAPLQATRVMIKDIPNTDFGIGGQTARSLGR from the coding sequence ATGCCTACACTCGAAGTCTATCTGCCGCATGGGCACGACGAAGCGCGCAAAGCGTCGCTGATCCAGGGCCTCACGCAGGCGACGGTCGCCGCGATCGGCGCGCCTGCCGAGGCCGTGCGCATTCTGCTGAGCGAGATGCCCGACACGCATTTCGGATTGGGCGGCAAGACGGCGTCTCGTGGCGCTCCGCCTTCGCTGCCCGTGATCGTCGCGATCCTCATTGCGGGCCGCACCGATGCGCAAAAAGAAGCGCTGATCGCCGCGTTATCCGAAACGGCCGCCGCCGTGCTCGATGCGCCGCTTCAGGCGACGCGCGTGATGATCAAGGACATCCCCAACACCGACTTCGGCATTGGCGGTCAGACGGCCCGCTCGCTTGGACGCTGA
- a CDS encoding PAS domain-containing sensor histidine kinase, with the protein MIFPAEEDFHRLLDALTLCVLLHDAQTKAIVWANRAACVALGFSLEELLPLKAPDMTRPEPKYRREIGVAAMDRAITQGPQVYEWCYRSRAGIDMLSEAVATYVPLRERAVVMVQFRDISEEEATRRKLRRYETRLREFMQDLGEGVAVLTPRGKLEYISESGRRVLGVGPGEPIGGVPDYCTPADRNRLVTQLRHATSEQPTHAQRYRITRRDGATRWLRITCRRVAIENELNGLLIHFRDISDEVATEEARRTEARMLEYAGRYNAMGEMATAIAHELSQPLAAVRNFIEGAIQRLGQGSVDSAIWGLRSADRQAEHAALIIQSVREYIVKREPTETHADLRDILNDVAYFIELRAKEAGVRVRIEQANQALPVLCERVLIGQVMLNLAFNALEALTETRGATGVVTLATAMADGRAELRVIDNGPGVPADAHERLFDGFSSSKAGGNGIGLSLCKNIVTRHGGRIWARAAAGGGLECRVALPLEPALAPDAGV; encoded by the coding sequence ATGATCTTTCCCGCCGAAGAAGATTTTCACCGTCTGCTCGACGCATTGACGCTCTGCGTGCTGTTGCATGACGCGCAAACGAAAGCGATCGTGTGGGCCAATCGCGCGGCCTGTGTCGCGCTGGGTTTTTCGCTCGAAGAACTGCTGCCGCTCAAGGCGCCCGACATGACGCGTCCCGAGCCGAAGTACCGGCGCGAGATCGGCGTGGCCGCGATGGATCGCGCGATCACACAAGGGCCGCAGGTGTACGAATGGTGTTACCGCTCGCGGGCGGGTATCGACATGTTGTCGGAAGCGGTTGCGACCTATGTGCCGTTGCGCGAGCGTGCCGTCGTGATGGTGCAGTTCCGCGACATCAGCGAAGAAGAGGCGACGCGGCGCAAGCTGCGCCGCTATGAAACGCGCCTGCGCGAATTCATGCAGGATCTCGGCGAGGGCGTGGCGGTGCTGACGCCGCGCGGCAAGCTCGAATACATCAGCGAGTCGGGGCGGCGCGTGCTGGGCGTGGGACCGGGTGAGCCAATCGGCGGCGTGCCCGACTATTGCACGCCCGCCGATCGCAACCGGCTCGTCACGCAGTTGCGGCACGCGACCAGCGAGCAGCCTACGCACGCGCAGCGCTACCGGATCACGCGGCGCGACGGTGCGACGCGCTGGCTGCGCATCACCTGCCGGCGGGTCGCGATCGAAAACGAGCTGAATGGCTTGCTGATTCACTTCCGCGACATCAGCGACGAGGTCGCGACGGAGGAAGCCCGCCGCACGGAAGCGCGCATGCTCGAATACGCGGGCCGCTATAACGCAATGGGCGAGATGGCGACGGCCATTGCGCACGAGTTGAGCCAGCCGCTTGCCGCCGTGCGTAATTTCATCGAAGGCGCAATCCAGCGGCTGGGTCAGGGCAGCGTCGACTCCGCGATCTGGGGACTGCGCAGTGCGGATCGTCAGGCCGAGCATGCGGCGCTCATCATCCAGAGCGTGCGCGAGTACATCGTCAAGCGCGAGCCGACTGAAACGCATGCCGATCTGCGCGACATACTGAACGACGTCGCCTACTTCATCGAGCTGCGCGCGAAAGAAGCCGGCGTGCGCGTGCGGATCGAACAGGCGAACCAGGCATTGCCCGTGCTGTGCGAACGCGTGCTGATCGGCCAGGTGATGTTGAATCTCGCGTTCAACGCGCTCGAAGCGTTGACGGAAACCAGGGGCGCGACGGGTGTCGTGACGCTCGCGACGGCCATGGCGGATGGGCGTGCCGAACTGCGCGTGATCGATAACGGCCCCGGCGTGCCTGCCGATGCGCATGAACGTCTCTTCGACGGCTTTTCTTCTTCGAAGGCGGGTGGCAACGGCATCGGCCTGTCGCTGTGCAAGAACATCGTCACGCGGCATGGCGGACGCATCTGGGCGCGAGCGGCAGCGGGCGGCGGACTCGAATGCCGCGTCGCCTTGCCGCTCGAACCCGCGCTCGCGCCTGATGCAGGCGTCTAG
- a CDS encoding aromatic-ring-hydroxylating dioxygenase subunit beta — protein sequence MMDDRNALFSQQTFARAIEFIWREAEMLDRRDYRAWLDLWDPSGFYVVPIDPQATDFAATLNYAYDDQHMRELRVQRMVSGYSASASDAARTVRTVSRFTLTSDAADVVEVKSAQVIVAYKRGASTIFAADLTHKISFATGEPRLVDKVIRLIDSTEALSAIGFLL from the coding sequence ATGATGGACGATCGCAACGCACTCTTCTCGCAACAGACTTTCGCGCGCGCCATCGAATTCATCTGGCGCGAAGCCGAGATGCTCGACCGCCGCGACTATCGCGCGTGGCTCGACCTGTGGGACCCGTCGGGCTTCTACGTCGTGCCCATCGATCCCCAGGCGACCGACTTCGCCGCGACGCTGAACTACGCGTACGACGACCAGCACATGCGCGAACTGCGCGTGCAACGCATGGTGTCCGGCTATTCGGCCTCGGCCTCCGATGCGGCGCGCACCGTACGCACGGTATCGCGCTTCACGTTGACGAGCGATGCCGCCGATGTCGTCGAAGTGAAGTCCGCGCAGGTGATCGTCGCATACAAACGCGGTGCATCGACGATCTTCGCCGCCGATCTCACGCACAAGATCAGCTTCGCGACGGGCGAACCGCGCCTCGTCGACAAGGTGATTCGCCTGATCGATTCGACGGAAGCGCTGAGCGCGATCGGCTTTCTGCTGTGA